The proteins below are encoded in one region of Apium graveolens cultivar Ventura chromosome 4, ASM990537v1, whole genome shotgun sequence:
- the LOC141721056 gene encoding protein LIGHT-DEPENDENT SHORT HYPOCOTYLS 10-like: MDRGKEVVEGSSRSNDPPPSPSRYESQKRRDWNTFRQYMRNQRPPVSLSQCSSNHVLEFLGYLDQFGKTKVHMQGCIFYGDPEPPAPCTCPLRQAWGSLDSLIGRLRAAYEENGGSSETNPFASSTIRVYLREVKECQAKARGIPYKKKKKKSKGDDDSTSGADFS; the protein is encoded by the coding sequence ATGGATAGAGGAAAAGAAGTTGTGGAGGGATCGTCGAGATCTAACGATCCCCCGCCATCACCCAGCCGATACGAGTCACAAAAACGACGAGACTGGAACACATTTAGGCAGTACATGAGGAACCAAAGGCCTCCGGTTTCATTGTCACAATGTAGCAGCAACCATGTGCTTGAATTTTTAGGATATCTGGATCAGTTCGGGAAGACTAAAGTTCATATGCAAGGCTGCATATTTTATGGAGATCCGGAGCCTCCTGCCCCTTGTACTTGTCCGCTAAGACAAGCTTGGGGCAGCCTCGACTCACTCATAGGAAGGCTAAGAGCTGCCTATGAAGAAAATGGAGGATCTTCGGAGACTAATCCGTTTGCTAGCAGTACCATTCGTGTCTACTTGAGGGAAGTGAAAGAGTGTCAAGCTAAGGCCAGAGGTATTCCTtacaagaagaagaagaaaaaaagcAAAGGAGATGATGATTCCACTTCTGGAGCCGACTTCTCTTGA